The DNA window CGAACCCCGAGTTCCTGTCCGTGATGCAGGAGCGCTTCCCGACCGACGCCAGGCTCGTGCTGGGGTGTCGATCCGGCGCGCGGTCGCTGAGAGCGGCCGAGATGCTCGAGGCGGCCGGCTTCGAGCACGTGGTCGATCAGCGGGCCGGCTGGGACGGCGCGCGCGATCCCTTCGGCCGGGAGCTCGAGCCGGGCTGGCGGGGCGAGGGGCTGGCGACCTCCATGGAGGCGGAGCCCGGACGGAGCTGGGACGAGCTGTCGAAGGGAGTTTGATCGCGCGGCCGAATGCTCCATCGTGTGAGCGATGAAGATCGGCGACCCAGTGCACCCGGACCTCCCCTGGGTCCGTCAGATTCACGACCTCGACGAGTCACGCGCTCACCGGAGCGCGGGCCGGCGGCTGGACGCCGTGCGCCGGAGCGCCGAGCGGCTGGGGGACGATCTGCGCGACGGGCCGCGCGTCGTCGCGGTGCGCACGCTGGACGTCACCGACCTCGTCTATCCCACCAAGTACGCGTTCCAGACCGCGTGCCCTCTCCCGTTCCCGTTCGTGACCATGCGCCACCGCTGCCTGCTCATCCAGGTCGAGGCCGGCGGGGAGCTGCGGAACATCCTGTTCAACCCGACCGACCGGGCGACCTCGCGCAACACGCCGTTCTTCGCGCAGCTGCTCGAGAAGCTCGGATGGGCGGAGGACCTCATCGGCAAGTCGTTCGGCACGGTCGAAGCCGGGCTGCGCGACTTCGGCGTGGCCCCCGAGGACGTGGACCTCATCGCCTTCGATCACTTCCACACGCAGGATCTGCGGCCCAGCCTGGGCACGACGAAGGGCGACGGGCTCCACGGCCCGCTGGAGGCCCGCTTCCCCAACGCCAAGCTGCTCGCGCCGCGCGCGGAGTGGGAGGACTGGGATCGCCTCCACCCGATGCAGCGCGCGTGGTTCATCGCGGATGGCAAGAAGGACGTGCCCCTCGATCGCGTGGTCCTCACCGACGGCGATCTGACGCTCGGCGAGGGCTGCCTCCTGATGCGCACGCCCGGCCACACGAGCGGGAACCAGACGCTCTTCGCGCACACCGAAGACGGCGTGTTCGGGTGCAGCGAGAACGGGACGTGCGCGGACAACTGGAGCCCCTACGAGTCGCGCATCCCCGGCCTGCGCTCCTTCGCCCGCAGCTACGACGTGGAGGTCGTGCTGAACGCGAACACCCCCGAAGAGGGCGCCGAGCAGTACATCTCCATGGTGCTCGAGCGCTCCATCGTCGATCGCGTCCCCGGGGCGCCCGCGTTCGTGCAGATGTTCCCGTCGAGCGAGGTCACGCCGTCCGCGGTGGCGCCTGGCTTGCGACCGAGCCTCGTGTTCGGCGAGCGGACGAGCGGGATCCTGCGCAGCAAGACCTCGGCGCCGGCCGTCGCGGCCGAGTGAAGCTCAGGCGCCCGGGCAGTCCGCGAGGTCCTCGTTCCGACAGGTGGTGTCGACCTCGAGCGCGCGCGCGAGCTCCCGCAGCGCGGTCTTGAGGCCCTCCTCGAGCACCGGGTGATAGATGGGGAGCTGCAAGGCTTGCTGCACCGTCAGGCGTTGCTGCACCATGAAGGCGACCAGGTGTGAGAGGTGCTCGACGTCGGGACCGAGCATCTCGGCCCCGAGCAGAACGCAGCCGTCGCGCTCCCCGTAGACGCGCACGAGGCCGCGGTTCCTCGCGATGACCTTCGCTCGTCCCTGGTCGACGAAGGAGACCTCGCCGACGGCCGCCGAGCTGGGGAGCTCCTCGAACGGCTGCCCGACCATCGCGATCTGCGGGTCGGTGAAGGCGATGCTGAGGGGCGTGCGCCGCACGTGCGCGCCGACCTTCGGGTACCGCGCGGCGTTCTCGCCCGCGATGCTGCCTTCGTCGGACGCCTCGTGGAGCACGGGCCGATGACCCGTGACGTCCCCCGCCATGAAGATGGGCGCGTCGCCGCACTGGCAGGTCCGCGGATCCCAGCTCGGCCTCCCCTTGTCGTCGAGCGAGAGCCCCGTCTTCTCGAGATCGAGACGGCCCAGGTTCGGGCGACGACCCGCGCTCGCGAGGACGCGCGCGAACCGGCGTGACGTCCGCGTCCCGTCTTCGTCCCAGGACAGCTCGTAGCCGGCCTCGTCGCGCGTCGCCTCCAGCCCCTGCACCGCGAGGTGCAAGGTGAGCTCACCGGCGAGGATCTCGCGCAGGGCCGCGTCGAGCTTGGGATCGGTGAACGCGCCGACCTCGTCGAAGGGGTTGAAGAACGCCACGTCCACGCCGAGCCGATGCAGCGCCTGGCCCAGCTCGAGCCCGATGATGCCGGTGCCGATCACCGCGACGCTCTCGGGCAGGTCCTCCCACTCGAAGACGTCGTCGTTGACGTCGACGTCGAGCCCCTCGAACGGAGGCGGGATCCAGGGCGAGCTGCCGGTCGCGATGACGGTCGCCTTCGCGCGAACCTCGACGTCTCCTCCATCCGTCTCGACGATCAGCGTGTTCGCGTCGACGAAGCGCGCCTCTCCTCGCAGGCGCTTGTCCTCGTCGATGCCCTCGACGCTCGAGACCACCCCTCGCACGAACCGGTCGCGGTGCTCGCGCACGCGCTCGAGGACCGCGCGACCGTCGATGGTCACGCCCTGCGCGCGCACCCCGAAGGTCGCCGCGTGATGGACCCCGTGCGCCGCGTCGGCGGCCGCGATCAGCAGCTTCGAGGGCATGCAGCCCACGCGGGCGCAGGTCGTCCCGTGCTCGCCGCGCTCGATGAGCAGGGTCTCCTTGCCGGCTCGCTCCGCCTCGCGCCGCGCGTTGAGCCCGGCGGTTCCAGCGCCGATCACGGCGACGTCCACGTCCAGTCGTTGCATGGTCTCCCTTCAGCGTTGGCAGCGTCCGAAGGACACGTAGGCGCGACCGGCCTCGATGAACAGGACCGCGACTCCGTCTCGCCCGACGGCCACCCTGCCGCGCCGCCCGCTCCCGCCCGGGCCGGTGATCACAGCCGCCTCACCGAGCGCTCCGTCGTCTCCGACGACGTGCACGTGAATCTCGCGAGGCGCGTCGGGAGGGCGGTCCCGCGGGGCGTCGGCCGCGACGACGCGACCGTCGCCATCCACGTGGAGGGTGCCGTAGCCCGTGCCCGGCACGATGGGTCGGGCCGGCGCGGCGCTGCCAAGCTCCACCAGCCCGACGGCGGTGGTCGCGGCGGCGCCGACGAGGCTGAACGCCAGCCACGGCGACGTCTCGTCACCGAGCGCGGCGATGACGGGAGGCGCGGTGACGAGGCCCACCGGACGCGCGACCGTGGTGGGGGCGAATCCGTCCGTCCCGACCTCCGCCCGGTGCGCGACGCTCATGGCGGCCCGCGGATCGAGGAACACGATGGAGGCGCCGAGGGCCGACGGAGCCGCGCCGCCCCCTCCTTCGGGCGTCAGGTCCGCGGCCTCTCCGGTCGGCTCGCCGCTCGGGCGAAGGAGGCGTCCGCGGACGCGCATCGGGGTGCCGGAGTCATCGGTCCAGGCCACCGCGCGCACGTCGCCGTCGAGGACGAGCGCCGGGCTGAATCGGAGCGACGCGGGCCCGCCGATGCGCGTCGGCCGCGCGTCTGGCGAGAGGGGCGCGACGAAGAGCGAGCGCTCGCCGTCGACCCACGCGACGTGCTCGGCCGAGAGCGCGGGCCCCGCGCGCCGCCGATCGGACGGCACCGGGTGCGTCAGGGCGTGGGTGGAGAGCCGCGTCGGCTCCGCGCCCGCCTCGAGCCTCCAGACGGACAGGGTCTCTCGTGTCCCCTCGGAGCTCGACGTCGCCGCGACGAAGCCGTCGTCCGCCCTGGCCACGTCTCCCCACTGCCCCGCCGCGATCGCGCTGGGCGTCCCGAACGCGCAGCCGGCCTCCGGCGCGGGCGGAGCAGCGCCGATCTCGCTCGGGACGACGGGAGCGGGCGCAGGGTCTGGGGCCGAGGGCTCCGGAGCGGGAGCCTCGCTCTCGGGCGGCGGGTCGACGGCGGACGGCGCCTCGGGCGGGTCGGCGGACTCGGCGGGCGTGGGGCGCGGTTCCTCGGAGCACGCGATCAGGAGGAGGCTGAGCCCCGCCAGCGCTCCCTTCAGCGATCCCATCTTCCCGGCGCCCAGAGGTCCAGGAAGCGGGCCGGCTCCACGACGCCGGCGCGCTCCACCGCGTCCCGGCTCGCCGCCAAGCCCGCCACGTGGCCGTCGAGCTGCGCGCGGCGAGCCCGCGCCACCTCGGCGTGGAGGCCCATGTCCGCGCCGGCGAAGCCGCTCACCGCGCGGTCGATCCAGCGCCGCGCCTCCCGATCGTCCCGCGTGATCGTCGCCGCGCTCGCGCGGGACAGCGCGGCCATGCCGGCCGCCCACGGGGCGCCCGTCTTCTCGAGGCGGCGGACGTCCTTCATCGCCTTGGCCAGCAGCTTCTTCCGGCGCGCCGGACCCGCCTCTACGGCGCACGCGAGATGGACGCGTGCGGAGAGCTCGCGCATCGTGATGTCGTACATCTGCAGTTGCAGGAGCTGAGAGCGCCAGAGCGGCCCCCAGCCGGACTCCAGGCGCTCGAGCGCCGCCTCGGGGCGCCCCGCGACCATCTGCGCTTCCACCCGGAGGAAGAGCTCCCAGAGATGAATCAGCTGGAAGCTCGGCTGTGACCAGCGCGCGAGCGCGTCGCGCGCCTCGCGCACCGCCTCGTCGGGCCGCCCACGCGCGAGCTCCGACAACGAGCGGAACTTCACGCGGAGATAGATCTCGAGGAGGAGATCACCGCGCGACGCCGCGTCAGCGAGGATCGCAGGGTACTGATCGAACAGCTCCTCCCAACGGCCCATGCGCCAGAGCACGTCGAGGTAGACGATGGTGGAGCTGGCGATCTCCCACGCGACGCCCGTGCAACGCTCCCGGAGGATCTGCAAGGCTTCCTGCTCGCGCCTGAGGGCCTCGCGCCAGCGACCTTCCAGCCACGCGGCGCCGCCGCTGGACGAGGCGAGCAAGCCCAGGTTGTACGGGCTGCCAGCGCGCTCGGCGAGCGCCCGACCGGTCTGCTGGAGCTCTACCGTGCGGGCGTGCGCCGAGGCTCCGGCGGTGGCCGCGAACGGCACCTCCACCGCGACCGCGCGCGCCACTCGGCCGAGGTCACCCGCGTCGAGCGCCATCAGCAGGTGCCGCGCCTGGAACACGCCACCGCGGACCGGGTCGATCATCGCCAGCCCGATCGAGACCGACCAGCAGACGTCGATCCGGAGCAGCTCCTCTTCGGGGATCCGAGACGCATCTCGCTCGCGGAACTGGAGGCCTCGCAGCTTCACCTGCGCGCGGCGGGCGAGGAACTCGGCGAACGCGCGCACCGGGCTGTTGGGGAAGCTCAACCCGACCGCCTCGAGCACCGTGCGGAGGACGGCGCGCCCTTCGTCGAGGTGGCCGCTGAAGAGATACTGCTCGGCGGCGCGGCGACGCAGCTCCAGAGCCTTGCGCCGAGGAGAGAGCGCGGCGGCCGCCACGTACGCCGCGGCGGCCTGCGCACCGCGACCCGCGTTGCGGAGCGCGTCCCCGAGCGCCACCTGCAGCTCCACCTCGCTCTCGCGAGGTTGCTCGACCTGGGGTCTCAGCGAGAGGGCGACGCGGTACAGCTCGGCCGCTCGCTCGAACGCGAGCGCGCTCTCGGCCCGGCGCGCGCCCTCGAGGGTGTAATGGAACGCCTCCCCCAGCTCGCCCGCGCCGCGGTAGTGGAAGGCGAGGCTCTCCGGCTCGACGCTCGGGTGGCTGCGCAGCGCGCGCGCGAGCCGACCGTGGACCGCCCGTTCGGTGGCCTCGTCCATGGCGCGCGCGACCGTCTCCCGGATCCGGTCGTGGTAGAGCTCGAGCTCCTCCCCGTCCTCCGCGCTGCGGGCGCGCAGGAGCCGCGCGTTCCGAAGACCGGTCAATGCCTTGACGTCCAGGGCTTCGACGCCGACCACCTCCGCCGCCGTCCGCGCGAGGATGGGCTTTCCCCGCACGGCCAGGACGCGGAGGAGCTCTCGCGCGTTCGCGTCGAGATCACGCATCTGCGCCTCGAGCGCGCCACCCAGATCCACGCCGGACGGCGAGTGCTCCCGCGCGTGGCGCACCAGCAGATCGATGAGCAACGGGCTGCCCGCCGCCTCGCCCGCGAGCTCGTCGAGGAGCTCCTCGTCGCGCGCGGTCCCGCTCAGGCGGAGCTCCAGCAGGGTGCGCGCCTCCTCGTCGTCCAGCTCGGGCACGTTCACGACGCTGACCGCGTCGCCGTCGGTCTCGATCGCAGAGAGGAACGGGCTGGCCGCCGCTTCGTCGCTCCGGCACGCGCCGATCCAGAGGATCGGCGGCGCCTCCTGGGTGCCCATGGAAGGCGCGAGGAGGTGGGCGCTGTCGCGATCGCCCCACTGCAGGTCGTCGATGAAGACGATGACCTCGCGACGGCTCGAGACGCGCGCGAGGAGCTCCCGGAAGGTCACGACCGCGCGTCGGCGCTGCTCCTGAGGGTCGGGGACGTCGGAGAGCGGCGGGCGCCCGTCGCGCACGCAGGGTACGCGCCCGAGCGCGGGGAAGACGCGCACGAGGTTCCCGATGTCCGCCGGCATCATCGCCTCGCACTCCTCCTCCGGGACGGTGAGGAGGTGACCGACGAGCGCGTCGACGACGCTGTCGAGCGCCTTGTAGGGGAGCGTCTCCCGCTCGAAGCAGCGGCCTTCGAGCACGAGCGCGTCGGGATCGGAGGTCTGGAGCCGATCGAGGAAGTGACGCACCAGCGAGCTCTTGCCGATGCCGCTCGCGCCCTGCACGAAGACCACACGGGGCTCGCCCAGCTTCACCACCCGGCGCGCCGCCTCGAGCGCGCGCAGCTCGCGCCGGCGCCCGACGAAGACCTCCGCCGTCCGCCCGGGGAAAGACACGCGCGACCGACTGGGCGCCGCGCCGAGGCGCGACAGGATCGCGTCCGCGTCGGGGCGCGCCCGAGGATCGCGGGCGAGCAGGGAGACGCAGAGCGACTCCAGGTCCTCGGGGATGCCGAGCGCGCGCTCCGAGGGCCGCGGCGCCGCCCGCTGCTGCTTGGCCGCCATGACCTCGTACATCCGGCCGTCGAACGGGAACGAGTCCGTGAGGGCGCGGAAGAGCATCACGCCGAACGCGTACCAGTCCGCCGAGCGCTCCGTGGGCGCGCCCGCGCACTGCTCCGGCGCCATGTAGAGGGGCGTGCCGGCGATGTCGTCCGGCTCGGCGCGGCGGACCTGCTCGAGGTCCCGCACCAGCCCGAAGTCGAGCAGCACGACGCGCCCATCCGGCGTCACGAGACAGTTCTGACACTTCAGGTCGCGGTGGAGCTTGCCCGCGTCGTGCAGGGCGGCCACGCCGCGCGCGAGGTCGCGAAACACCGCCCGCAGCTCGTCCGGATCGACGTCGAGGGGCGGCACGGTCGTGTTCGGAGGCGGAGCGCTGCTCGACCCGCGCCCCCGGAGCCGCGGCATGACGTCGCTCACCGCCAGGCGCCGCATGGTGTCCGCCCCGGGGGGCATCGCGTCCGGCCGGAAGAACTCGGGCAGCGGCACGCCCCGCACGAGCTCCATCGTGAAGAACCAGCGGTCTCCGTCGCTCTCGAGGTCGAAGAGCTGCACGAGGTTGTCGTGACTGATCTCGGCCAGGCTCCGGAACTCGTGCTTGAAGCGGTGAATCGTCTCCGGCTCGACGTAGCTCAGCCACTTGAGCGCGATGGGGCTCTGGCGCTCGCGGTCGTAGCCCTCGAAGACCACGCCGTAGCTGCCCGAGCCGAGCCGGCGCCGGATCTCGAAGCGATCCGTGCTCGGAAACTCCCCAATGGACACCTCCGTGTCGGAGGTGCCGCGCCAGTCGTCTGCTCTCCCCATGAAACCGCCTCGGGGTGGGCCATCCTACCCCGGACAGAGAAGGATCTCACGCGCGACCAGTCGTGTCGACGACGATCCACGGGCGCATCACGCGCCTCTGTCTGCTAGAGCATGAGCGCCCCCCGCCTCACACGGAGCCGTACCCCCGCATGCCGCAGGCCACACTCGTTCGCGATCCCGCGCTTCACGGCGTCACCCGAATCTCCCACGATCCTTCTTTCCCCCGCCCTCACGTCGGCATCCTCGGCGGCGTCCACGGCAACGAGCGCTGTGGGATCGAGGCGATCCATCGCCTCGAGAAGGCGGTGACCGACGGGGAGCTCGCGCCGATCGCGGGCACGTGGGTCCTCATCCAGGGCAACCCGGCCGCGGTGGAAGAGGGGCGCCGGTTCACCCGGGGTGGCGCCGATCTCAACCGCCTGTTCGATCTGACCTTCGTGGACGAGCTCCCCCGTGAGCGGTGGTCACCAGAGCACGAGCGGGCCCACGTGCTCGAGCCCGTGCTCTCCGATCTCGACGCGCTGCTCGACCTGCACTCGGCCACGTCGCCCACGCCCCCCTTCGCGATCATCAACGACCTCCCGGCCGCGGCGGAGCTGGCGCGGCGCCTCGGGTTCGGCTTCGTCACGCACGGCTGGGGCGGGCCCGGGCTGCTGATGGACAAGGTGACCATCGGCATCATGCAGCGGGTCGGGCGCCCCGCCGTGAGCGTGGAGTGCGGCCAGCACGACGATCCCGAGACGGTCGAGTCCGCCTGGGGCTGCGCGCTGGCGTTCCTGCGCGCCTGCGACAGCCTCGACGGCGAGGCGCCCGCCGGTGAGCCGAAGTTCCTCGGGGTGGTCGAGATCATCAGCCGCCCGAGCGAGGGCTTTCGCTTCACCCGGCCGCTGAACGGCTTGGAGCGGATCGAGGCGGGCGAGGTCATCGCGGCCGATCGCATCGCGGAGCTGCGAGTGCGTGAGGCCTGCTACGTCCTGATGCCGAACGACGGCGTCCCGGTCGGCCGGGACATGGTCTTCCTCGCCCGAGAGGCGATGCCGAGTCACCCGGAACAGCAGTGATTGGCAGAACCTAGACGCTGAGCCCTCACGCAAGCGCGCGCCAGAAGGCCTCGACCTCCTCGAAGACATCGCAGCGCCGCGCAGGCGGGAGGCTGCGCAGGAAGATCTTCCCGTAGCCCTTCGTGCGCAGGCGCCCGTCGAGGACGGCGACGACGCCCCGGTCGCGCCGACTCCGCACGAGGCGCCCGAACCCCTGCTTCAGGGTGAGCGCGGCGGACGGGACCAAATAGCGCACGAACGCCGACTCCCCCTCCTCCTCCACGCGTCGGCAGCGCGCCTCGACGAGGGGATCGGTCGGAACGTCGAACGGGAGCTTGTCCATGATGACGAGCCGCAGCGCCTCGCCGGGCACGTCGACGCCTTGCCAGAAGCTGGCCGTCGCGAAGAGCACCGCGTCGCCATCGCCTCGGAAGCGGTCGAGGAGCGCGCCCTTCGGCGCGTCGCCCTGGACGTAGATCGGCCGACCGCGGAGGCGGGGTCGGCAGCGGGCGGCGAGCCGCTCCATCATCCGGATCGACGTGCAGAGGACGAAGGCGCCGCCGCCCGTCAGCGCCACCAGCCGGCTGACCTCGTCGACCGCCGCGTCGGTGTAGCCGGGAGCGCGCGGGTCCGGGACCGCGGGGAGATAGAGCGCGGCCTGCGACGCGTAGTCGAAGGGCGACTCGAGGATCGCCTCGTCCACCTCGAAGTCGATCCCCAGGCGCCGCTTGACGAAGTTGAAGCTGCCCGAGACGGCGAGGGTCGCGCTCGTCAACACGACGCTCGGGACGCGATGGATGACCTCGTCGCGGAAGATCGCGCTGACGTCCACCGGGCTCGCGCCGACCACCCTCCGATCGGCGCGACGGTCCGACCAGGTGATCTGGCGCCCTGCCTCGCCCCCGCCGTCGGCGACCTGCGCGAGCTCGTCCCGGAGCCGACGCGCGCGACGGGCGAGCTGCGCGAAGGACTCCCCGTCCTCGTCGTGACGGCGGCACGTGAGCGTCATCGCCTCCAGGGCGGCGTCGAACGCGTGATAGGCCCTCGAGCGCGCTCCCTCGAAGATGCCCTCGGGGAGCTCGACGCGCCCCTCGCCACCGCCCGCGGGGACTTCGGCGAAGAACGCCTCCGCGCGGCCGAGCACGGTGCGGAGCACGCGGTCGGTGCGCTCGTCGAGGAGCCCGTTGGCGGAGAACGCGCGCTCGGCGTCCTTCAGGAGCCGCTCGATCATCGTCTCGGAGACCTGCACGCCGAAGAACAGGGTCGCGACGTCTTCGATCTGGTGCGCCTCGTCGAAGATCACCGCGTCGTAGTCGGGCAGCACCGCGCCGCCCTTCGGCCCGTCCGCCGGGCCGCGCATGGCGAGGTCCGCGAAGAACAGGTGGTGGTTGACGACGATGAGCTGCGCCTGCTCCGCCTCGCGCCGCATCGCGGTCACGAAGCAGTCGTCGTAGTGCTTGCAGCGCGGCCCGATGCGCGTGTCCGAGCCGCTCTGGACCGCAGCCCAGATGGGGTCGTCCTCGGGGAGGTCGCTCAGCTCGGCCCGGTCGCCCAGGCGGCTCCGCTGCGTCCACGCCTCGAGCATCGGCAGGCGGCGCGCCATGCTGGGGAGCTCGGACTCGGGGCCGTCGGACAGCTCTCCGAAGCGGCGACGACAGAGGTAGTTCGACAGCCCCTTCATGCAGGCCGCTCGGACGGGGAGCCCGAGGTGCTTCGCGAGCGCGGGCAGGTCGCGCTCCATGATCTGGTCCTGGAGGGCGCGCGTGCCGGTCGACACGATCACTTTGCGCCCCGACCGGATCGCCGGGACCAGATACGCGAGCGTCTTGCCCGTGCCCGTGCCCGCCTCGATCAACGCGACACCCTCGCGCTCGAGCGCCGTCTCGACCATCTCGGCCATGCGCAGCTGCGGCTCGCGCAGCTCGTAGCCTTTCAGCGCCGACGCGAGCGGACCCGTCGCCCCGAGCAA is part of the Sandaracinaceae bacterium genome and encodes:
- a CDS encoding succinylglutamate desuccinylase/aspartoacylase family protein, translating into MPQATLVRDPALHGVTRISHDPSFPRPHVGILGGVHGNERCGIEAIHRLEKAVTDGELAPIAGTWVLIQGNPAAVEEGRRFTRGGADLNRLFDLTFVDELPRERWSPEHERAHVLEPVLSDLDALLDLHSATSPTPPFAIINDLPAAAELARRLGFGFVTHGWGGPGLLMDKVTIGIMQRVGRPAVSVECGQHDDPETVESAWGCALAFLRACDSLDGEAPAGEPKFLGVVEIISRPSEGFRFTRPLNGLERIEAGEVIAADRIAELRVREACYVLMPNDGVPVGRDMVFLAREAMPSHPEQQ
- a CDS encoding dihydrolipoyl dehydrogenase gives rise to the protein MQRLDVDVAVIGAGTAGLNARREAERAGKETLLIERGEHGTTCARVGCMPSKLLIAAADAAHGVHHAATFGVRAQGVTIDGRAVLERVREHRDRFVRGVVSSVEGIDEDKRLRGEARFVDANTLIVETDGGDVEVRAKATVIATGSSPWIPPPFEGLDVDVNDDVFEWEDLPESVAVIGTGIIGLELGQALHRLGVDVAFFNPFDEVGAFTDPKLDAALREILAGELTLHLAVQGLEATRDEAGYELSWDEDGTRTSRRFARVLASAGRRPNLGRLDLEKTGLSLDDKGRPSWDPRTCQCGDAPIFMAGDVTGHRPVLHEASDEGSIAGENAARYPKVGAHVRRTPLSIAFTDPQIAMVGQPFEELPSSAAVGEVSFVDQGRAKVIARNRGLVRVYGERDGCVLLGAEMLGPDVEHLSHLVAFMVQQRLTVQQALQLPIYHPVLEEGLKTALRELARALEVDTTCRNEDLADCPGA
- a CDS encoding protein kinase, with product MGRADDWRGTSDTEVSIGEFPSTDRFEIRRRLGSGSYGVVFEGYDRERQSPIALKWLSYVEPETIHRFKHEFRSLAEISHDNLVQLFDLESDGDRWFFTMELVRGVPLPEFFRPDAMPPGADTMRRLAVSDVMPRLRGRGSSSAPPPNTTVPPLDVDPDELRAVFRDLARGVAALHDAGKLHRDLKCQNCLVTPDGRVVLLDFGLVRDLEQVRRAEPDDIAGTPLYMAPEQCAGAPTERSADWYAFGVMLFRALTDSFPFDGRMYEVMAAKQQRAAPRPSERALGIPEDLESLCVSLLARDPRARPDADAILSRLGAAPSRSRVSFPGRTAEVFVGRRRELRALEAARRVVKLGEPRVVFVQGASGIGKSSLVRHFLDRLQTSDPDALVLEGRCFERETLPYKALDSVVDALVGHLLTVPEEECEAMMPADIGNLVRVFPALGRVPCVRDGRPPLSDVPDPQEQRRRAVVTFRELLARVSSRREVIVFIDDLQWGDRDSAHLLAPSMGTQEAPPILWIGACRSDEAAASPFLSAIETDGDAVSVVNVPELDDEEARTLLELRLSGTARDEELLDELAGEAAGSPLLIDLLVRHAREHSPSGVDLGGALEAQMRDLDANARELLRVLAVRGKPILARTAAEVVGVEALDVKALTGLRNARLLRARSAEDGEELELYHDRIRETVARAMDEATERAVHGRLARALRSHPSVEPESLAFHYRGAGELGEAFHYTLEGARRAESALAFERAAELYRVALSLRPQVEQPRESEVELQVALGDALRNAGRGAQAAAAYVAAAALSPRRKALELRRRAAEQYLFSGHLDEGRAVLRTVLEAVGLSFPNSPVRAFAEFLARRAQVKLRGLQFRERDASRIPEEELLRIDVCWSVSIGLAMIDPVRGGVFQARHLLMALDAGDLGRVARAVAVEVPFAATAGASAHARTVELQQTGRALAERAGSPYNLGLLASSSGGAAWLEGRWREALRREQEALQILRERCTGVAWEIASSTIVYLDVLWRMGRWEELFDQYPAILADAASRGDLLLEIYLRVKFRSLSELARGRPDEAVREARDALARWSQPSFQLIHLWELFLRVEAQMVAGRPEAALERLESGWGPLWRSQLLQLQMYDITMRELSARVHLACAVEAGPARRKKLLAKAMKDVRRLEKTGAPWAAGMAALSRASAATITRDDREARRWIDRAVSGFAGADMGLHAEVARARRAQLDGHVAGLAASRDAVERAGVVEPARFLDLWAPGRWDR
- a CDS encoding rhodanese-like domain-containing protein; protein product: MVERISPKQAMARLEEGWTYVDVRSVPEFEQGHPAGAYNVPLMHMGAAGMAPNPEFLSVMQERFPTDARLVLGCRSGARSLRAAEMLEAAGFEHVVDQRAGWDGARDPFGRELEPGWRGEGLATSMEAEPGRSWDELSKGV
- a CDS encoding ATP-dependent DNA helicase, translating into MRSSELLGATGPLASALKGYELREPQLRMAEMVETALEREGVALIEAGTGTGKTLAYLVPAIRSGRKVIVSTGTRALQDQIMERDLPALAKHLGLPVRAACMKGLSNYLCRRRFGELSDGPESELPSMARRLPMLEAWTQRSRLGDRAELSDLPEDDPIWAAVQSGSDTRIGPRCKHYDDCFVTAMRREAEQAQLIVVNHHLFFADLAMRGPADGPKGGAVLPDYDAVIFDEAHQIEDVATLFFGVQVSETMIERLLKDAERAFSANGLLDERTDRVLRTVLGRAEAFFAEVPAGGGEGRVELPEGIFEGARSRAYHAFDAALEAMTLTCRRHDEDGESFAQLARRARRLRDELAQVADGGGEAGRQITWSDRRADRRVVGASPVDVSAIFRDEVIHRVPSVVLTSATLAVSGSFNFVKRRLGIDFEVDEAILESPFDYASQAALYLPAVPDPRAPGYTDAAVDEVSRLVALTGGGAFVLCTSIRMMERLAARCRPRLRGRPIYVQGDAPKGALLDRFRGDGDAVLFATASFWQGVDVPGEALRLVIMDKLPFDVPTDPLVEARCRRVEEEGESAFVRYLVPSAALTLKQGFGRLVRSRRDRGVVAVLDGRLRTKGYGKIFLRSLPPARRCDVFEEVEAFWRALA